A region from the Actinomycetota bacterium genome encodes:
- a CDS encoding UPF0280 family protein has product MMYEPRTYRLTVAPAGLVSFGVRVAETDLLISARRDLSAEALELVAGVRADLEAFVAASPRFAESYVPVEVSDDAPEVVRRMAAAAHTANVGPMAAVAGAVAEAVARGLEPLSPDVIVENGGDIYLIGREDRTVALWAGGSAA; this is encoded by the coding sequence ATGATGTACGAACCGCGCACCTACCGCCTCACTGTCGCGCCTGCGGGGCTCGTGTCGTTCGGGGTCCGCGTCGCGGAGACCGACCTGCTGATCAGCGCCCGGCGCGATCTGTCGGCCGAGGCGCTCGAGTTGGTGGCGGGCGTCCGCGCCGACCTTGAGGCGTTCGTCGCGGCGTCGCCGCGGTTCGCCGAGTCCTACGTGCCGGTCGAGGTGTCCGACGACGCTCCGGAAGTCGTGCGGCGGATGGCCGCGGCGGCGCACACCGCGAACGTCGGCCCGATGGCCGCGGTCGCGGGCGCGGTGGCGGAGGCTGTCGCGCGAGGGCTCGAGCCGCTCTCGCCCGACGTCATCGTCGAGAACGGCGGCGACATCTACCTGATCGGCCGAGAGGACCGGACCGTCGCGCTGTGGGCCGGCGGGTCCGCGGC